One part of the Rutidosis leptorrhynchoides isolate AG116_Rl617_1_P2 chromosome 1, CSIRO_AGI_Rlap_v1, whole genome shotgun sequence genome encodes these proteins:
- the LOC139842499 gene encoding receptor-like protein 6 translates to MPIISFVYLLVFLITPTASSSLISHDKECLALFQFKQTHQNYTTTSSDCCLWDGVVCSNNDRHVIELDLSESSIRGPIKSNSTLFNLVYLQKLNLSMNNFAESQIPSEIARLKQLRSLDLSDSGFSGKIPNEISHLNQLSLLDLSFNSLKLQTPSLLQNLTRLDTLHLTQVNISSSLPQFLSNFSSLMSISFRDCQLQGEFPVAILHLPKLKYLSLALNPDLTGSLPEFRNDTLLEYLNLYTTGFSGKIPESISNLNYFVFFVLSDSFFYGSVPGSLSNLTQLEFLGLGNNSFTGTVPSLVRLSKLNKLELSYNDFDKGNDYHWIGKLANLEVLYLESMNIYQEILPSLANLTKLSVVQMAKNNIFGRIPSSFMNLTQVTYVNLYDNQLHGTISSEFSNFKKLEALDLVGNKFEGTVDLNTFVGLNKLQDLYLDGIPVVTTDNYTDDTLPELETLRLSSCELKEFPAFLRFQKKMKELDLPDNKFAGPIPGWIFNNNQLTITFINLSNNKLIGEIPPSICQAESLTNLYLDSNSLTGTLPKCLGNFSKSLGYMGLSRNKFHGTIPNTFTRESLLKTIDFSENRFMGPLPKSLANCTKLEVLKAGDNSFDGVFPIWLGTLTELHMLILRSNKFSGSIQDQYNFRSDFPKLRILDLSNNGFSGQLPDNYFKTWKAMKSVNAISSSTMGDTYVSGSSSVDINFTMSIITKGVNTEYVKILNIFTAIDLSSNDFEGDIPQSLTDLLGLQSLNLSNNHLTGNVLPSLGNLKKLESLDLSHNELSGKIPRELLQLGFLAMFNVSFNHLEGRIPTGGQFNTFENYSYVGNLELCGQPLSKECQGSTPSALPQTIDEYESLFPDDIIDWIVIFSGFVNGSVIGLLLWKFLNAKYHDWFTDRFGMRKDTWVRPIRNKRRN, encoded by the coding sequence ATGCCTATAATTTCCTTTGTTTACTTATTAGTCTTCCTGATCACACCCACTGCGTCATCATCGTTAATAAGCCACGATAAAGAGTGTTTAGCTTTGTTTCAGTTTAAGCAAACTCATCAAAATTACACTACTacttcttctgattgttgtttgtGGGATGGGGTGGTGTGTAGCAATAATGATCGCCATGTGATCGAGCTTGACTTGAGCGAAAGCTCAATCCGTGGACCCATCAAGTCTAATAGTACTCTGTTTAACCTTGTTTATCTTCAAAAGCTTAACCTCTCGATGAACAATTTCGCTGAATCTCAAATACCATCTGAAATTGCTCGTCTAAAGCAGTTAAGAAGCCTTGATCTTTCTGACTCAGGATTCAGTGGCAAAATCCCAAATGAAATCTCACATTTGAACCAACTTTCTTTGTTGGATTTGTCATTTAATTCACTAAAGCTTCAAACTCCTAGCTTGTTGCAAAACTTGACTAGACTCGACACACTTCATCTCACACAGGTGAACATCAGTTCTTCCTTACCACAATTTTTGTCCAACTTTTCTTCCTTGATGTCAATTAGTTTTCGAGATTGTCAACTTCAAGGTGAATTTCCAGTAGCAATACTTCACTTGCCGAAGTTGAAATATCTTAGCTTAGCACTCAATCCTGACCTCACCGGTTCCTTGCCTGAGTTTCGTAACGACACCTTACTCGAGTATTTGAATCTGTATACAACAGGTTTTTCTGGGAAAATACCAGAATCCATAAGCAACCTAAATTACTTTGTATTCTTCGTGCTTTCTGATTCCTTCTTCTATGGGAGTGTTCCGGGTTCACTCTCAAACTTGACACAACTTGAATTCTTAGGTCTTGGAAATAACAGTTTCACAGGCACTGTTCCTTCATTGGTACGTCTATCAAAACTCAACAAATTGGAATTATCTTACAATGATTTTGACAAGGGGAATGACTACCATTGGATTGGAAAACTGGCAAACCTTGAAGTGCTCTATCTAGAATCTATGAACATATACCAAGAAATCCTACCCTCACttgcaaacttaaccaaacttagtGTTGTTCAAATggccaaaaataatatttttggccGTATCCCATCTTCATTTATGAACCTCACCCAAGTAACATATGTAAATCTTTATGATAATCAATTGCACGGAACCATTTCAAGTGAATTTTCCAACTTCAAAAAGCTAGAGGCTCTTGACCTAGTTGGTAACAAATTTGAAGGCACGGTGGACCTAAACACATTTGTAGGACTCAACAAACTCCAAGATCTGTATTTAGATGGAATACCAGTTGTCACCACTGACAACTACACCGACGACACTCTACCTGAACTCGAGACATTGCGACTGTCATCATGCGAATTGAAGGAGTTCCCTGCCTTCCTTCGTTTCCAAAAGAAAATGAAAGAATTAGATCTCCCCGACAACAAATTTGCAGGTCCCATACCTGGGTGGATTTTCAACAACAATCAATTAACAATAACTTTTATTAACCTTTCAAACAATAAGTTAATTGGAGAGATACCACCATCCATATGTCAAGCAGAATCCCTTACAAATCTGTATCTGGATTCAAACAGCTTGACTGGAACCCTTCCTAAATGTTTAGGAAACTTTAGCAAGTCACTGGGGTACATGGGTCTAAGCAGAAATAAGTTTCATGGCACAATCCCAAATACCTTTACCCGTGAAAGCCTCTTGAAGACTATCGATTTCAGCGAGAATCGATTTATGGGTCCGTTACCGAAATCATTAGCTAATTGTACTAAATTAGAGGTTCTAAAAGCTGGAGATAACTCTTTTGATGGTGTCTTCCCAATTTGGTTAGGAACTCTTACTGAGCTTCATATGCTTATCTTAAGGTCCAACAAATTTTCCGGTTCTATTCAAGATCAATATAATTTTAGGTCGGATTTCCCTAAGTTACGTATCTTGGACCTTTCAAATAATGGCTTCAGTGGTCAACTACCTGACAACTACTTCAAAACTTGGAAGGCAATGAAATCTGTTAATGCTATCAGTTCTTCTACTATGGGAGACACTTATGTTTCGGGATCATCAAGTGTTGACATCAACTTCACTATGTCAATAATAACCAAAGGTGTTAATACAGAGTATGTAAAGATTCTAAACATATTTACTGCAATTGACCTATCTTCTAACGATTTTGAAGGAGATATCCCACAATCACTCACAGATCTTCTTGGCCTTCAGTCACTTAATCTTTCCAACAACCACCTTACAGGCAATGTCTTACCATCACTGGGGAACCTAAAGAAGCTTGAGTCTTTAGATCTCTCCCATAACGAGCTATCGGGAAAAATTCCCCGAGAATTGTTACAACTTGGCTTCCTTGCCATGTTCAATGTGTCGTTCAACCATCTTGAAGGGCGCATACCAACCGGAGGACAGTTCAATACATTTGAGAACTATTCCTATGTGGGTAATCTTGAACTGTGTGGACAACCGTTATCTAAGGAATGTCAAGGTTCAACACCATCAGCACTTCCACAAACAATCGATGAGTACGAGTCTCTCTTCCCAGATGACATAATCGATTGGATTGTCATATTCTCAGGCTTTGTAAATGGGTCGGTAATTGGACTTCTTTTGTGGAAATTTCTAAATGCAAAGTATCACGATTGGTTTACTGATCGATTTGGGATGAGGAAGGACACATGGGTAAGGCCAATACGTAACAAGAGGAGAAACTAA